ATTgtgaataaaagaattgaaatgtgTCCTGATATAATACAGAAAAGtgatatcattattatgaaCAATCCATTTGAGTTTTATGTTTCAGAATtagaacatataaaaatttggaagTTTTTGAAAGCTAACATTCAAAGTGGAACAATTCTAATTACTAAGCCATCTATTGAAATTACtttcaaacatttaaaaacTGGAATAATACTAGATAAATGGGTAAAGTCttacaaatcaaaaaaatataaaaaagaatctcaaatatttataaaatcaactgAAAATCcagatattacattttatgaagtattataaaaacacaaaaaattgtaaatgtataaatatcatataaaacaatatattatttaaatttatttaaaaaaccattattttattattttatagaacaaaaagataaaatgaactgattaaaaaattctacaaattagatatatattatatgatagatattaaaaataattatctatatgttacattattttttttatctttaatatccttatatgcattatataattatatcctgTTATACGAATTTAATGACGAActcatttaattaagaaattattttgttgaagaaatctttttttaatgatggTCATTAGATTCCGAAATTCGGTTATTTctctgaaataatataaaaataatttcgaaaaaaatataatagaacaataaagagattaaaaagaaaaaaaatatagttaaaataattcttgcgTCAATTGTAGGTGAAAAGCTTCCCTTTTAGAGACCGattttaatgcaataaaatcCCCCTCTCTTTATACAGGAACTGAAATATAGGTAGTTACCGCGGAGTGGTCAAGTTCAAATCTTGAGTTCAGTCGGCCATCAGCTACGATTGACGTAcagttatttcatatatagcttttctcaattattacaattaaaaattaatattcgtgaagcataataaagaataatgaacATTCATAACAttcaatcgatttatttaaattttaatttaaaacctAGATTGTTCTGTGGTCTAAATgtgttcaaaattaattatgaaaaatgattttcataaaaattttctgttgcatttttatattaattttatactaatttttattaaaataatttacaattatttttatgttgtcAGTCGGGAATAAAATGCAGAGTATAACATCAAAATGGACAGGTAAGAATTGTATAATAGcattaaaaacttataatgacatatatcttttattttaaattgtatgcatgctatataataatatggatTATACATGAATGAATGTAGTAATTTTTGGTATTCTATAcctataaaatcattttcaatttgattgtaaatttatcaaattgtaccctattatttatgaaaaatttgtatgaacgaattatgataatatatgtaatttatttggaaatcaTTGATACAAATCGTTAGCCTtggattaattcaattttgccaaaaattgtcaaaaataatttttgatttctttgacttataaaaataataaaatattgccctatattttttattgaattttcttaacaaattgttttttttattttaaaaaaacaaacaaaaaattaaaaacatttttttttataaatattttattatttccattcattaaatataaaatatgaatatttatgattaaatggttattattattttacaataataattttatattaaccaagaaaatgtaaaatatatgaaatattcaaaatatattgaaatcattctttgtgaaatcatttttttactattctttttcaaactttaaaatttcacatgttaaatcttattttctttaataataatataaataaatgaaaaaatattacagattttatattttaatcttattttttttgtgaacgtttatatttatatgtaattaacaGCCATTCttggtttataaaaaataatgtgtaGGTGATAAAAGAAGACAAtgacagaaaaaaattcactgcTCATTATTCTGTACATGGTTACTTCGTAGAATGAACACAGAGTCGAACGAAACACAGTAGCAGCACAGATAGGCTCAAGTGGCCAAGGGGCACTTGAACTGACGAGATAATGGACCGATtgtcgagaaagagaaagaatcaaACGATACCGGGCACTATGCGTGATGGTTGTTGCAATGCAATCGTGATCATTATCGCACTTTCTTGTTTCTTTACTTCCAATGACGCACTTGTGACGTCAATCGAAAGAGCAAGAAGCAACCCTGGCATATCTTCTGTACATCTTTCTCTTCACATTTCTTCGACCCGGATATACGTTCCTTAATTTGTTCTTTGATTCTTCCTgcgatatctatttttaaaaaaaatagcttttgtgcataaataaatatatcattgtaaaaattattgataaaatatttcattataatcagattattatttattatcaaagatattaaattattataatgtttattattattgtaaattaatgaaaaactaaataaacaacagatatcaaaataaaatcattttataaaaaaaatataatgtataattatgagATTAGATAAGAGTTTATGATGGTATgacattaaacaaatttatgttgtttgaaaaatacagGTATAAAAGTAGTTGTACTTTTATGTATAGTCTCCaatgtatgaaattaaatgaggtcattaaataaatatataattaataataataattcaaataatattttttatatgtgcaAATCAATTAgcatattgattataatatattacaatcaatataaaggcagttattataaaaatgaaaaaattgtaacaagtTGTAACaagttatttatacattttttaatttcgaattatatttttttttattttaatcaaacatttatattaaacaatgtcATCAGCGTAAATCGATTGTAAACCaacattgaatataatatgatgaaaaatttgctaaatgaaaaatcaaatattccaaagtttatgaaaaaaagtttaatgtaCTCATTCTATAATGACAAAAatcagattatatatattcaaaatttgtttataaatgaaagaagaaacaaagaaaaaaatgatattagttCAGaagatcgtaatttttttaactcgaaTTGCGGTCTATTATTCAAATCGGATCAGTTGATCAAGTTACATCTTCCATCTAGCTCTCACGTGGTTCGTGGAATCGAACATGGCGGCCTCTATTATCATCAACGCCGCAGCCGCGATTGGTTCAGAATCAGTGCGGGATGTGTCTCTCGTATTTCAAATCGAATATCGCGCAACCAAGTGTTGTTGAGAGGACAATGCATATCCTCTCGACGAAACGGTCGACATAACGTTCATTCCTTGGCATTTGGAGCGATACAATTAAGACAGCTGTTAAAAAGACAGTTGTGTGAAAAGCGAAAAGAAGTATCAATTATCACAGAAGATTCATCTCGGAAGCAAACCGTTGATCCATTGTCCTCGAACACGAAAATTACACGAAAACGACGCGTCGGCATTGTGGAGAATCAGTACGCGGTTGAGAATAACACCGGTTCATCAGTATGCGATTTAGTGCGAGGTTTAGAACGATTATTCGATGAGAAAAACgctggaaataataaaattacgatgAAGTCAAAGAAAGAACAAAATGCTGAGGAGGATGTCGTTGATCCTGTCGAGGAAAACGAAACGTACGACGAATTTGACACAATTAGAATACCGATAGTGCGATCCTTAAGTAAAAGTCCGCCGAATGATGAAGGTATTGAGACGGATTCGGATCGAAGAAAAGGATCGATAGCCCGTTGCTGGAGTCTCGATTCAACGGCAGCCAGTGACGAAGATATATCGCTGACCACGCACCAACAGAAACGACACAAACTACGTGTTACTAGATGCTATAGTTCCGATAGTGCTGTGTTGAGCGACGAGGATCAAATAAAAGGTGAGGAGGATGGTATGCCACTAGTTGCTCTTTTTAGTACATTaaaagaggaggggagaaTTCGTTGAAAACAATCCTGGCTACGCGTGTCAACATTATtgtccttttccttttttttttttactttacgtATCTTTTGTTTTGTTGACTGTTTAatgacaatataattaatttttctaccaaaaatatagaaatacatgtaaattttttatttttgctatgTATAAATACTTCTAATATCTCTAATatagatgaaatttaaaattctaagaatttttaaagagaattttctaaaattttcatacaaaatatatttttatatttataaattgaagaaagattattttttaaaaattgaatatattataagttgaaatttatgaaaaacttTTTCCAGGATGGGATGTTTTAAATATGGTAGAAGGAAACGAATCAGATCATAATGATGGAAGACTTAGATATTGGAGAACACCAAGTGTAGTTGTTAGTGATTATTCTGATTATTCTTATCTAGATGAAAAACTAGAAAGAAATGATCttgatcttgaaaaatatgaagggATTAGTAGTACTCCTAGCCAAGCAAGCAGTTGTTCTTGCTTGGATTGTGATGAAATTCGTGAATCTTTGGATACACAGTTCCTACAAGTCTGTCGTAGTAGAAGACATTCAGACTCCTGTTGTTTGTGCCTTGATTCTATGAATGCTGTTATAAggtagttatttttatattcctttATCCTTTTATGTTAAAGTTTAACagtttattaacataaatattatttagaaacttCAATGAATctgaaaatagaagaaattcttGCCTGGGTTCCACTGAAACTTATTATTCCAAGCACAATACACAACAATTTACACAATATATACCAGAAAGTTCttcaaatttacaagaaaagacGAAAATTGATCTTTTGGATATTCCACCTATACGAAAAATTTCAGATTGTTCCACTACATCTAGTCTTAGCGGAGACGAGTCAGACGTTGTTGAACTACAACCAGTCAAATCTTCCAAAGTaagtattagaattaaaagacattattattcatcgtaaactttttataaaaaaatgaagaaacgaacaatcataaatttcaagaaacaaatttatattcaattttttattttatatatgcaataatttattttcaaaaaaaattatttattaaattaaatgtcgatagttaagattattttaattattattttaagaaataaataaattgcaagagagagaaaatcgataaataaaatttatacaaaacgaATGTTTTCGTTTCTGATGTAtttccatttcaaaaatataaatatttcaacgttaaagcaaaagaaaaagtcTATGTTTAATTTGTCATATCGCTGTTAAGTTACATTGTTTTCTCACAAACAAGCGCGCAATTTATCTTGCGCAATGTCATATTTCTTGCGCTCCACTTTGCGAACAAATAGACTGTTCATTCGTCAAGAGGTACagaattcatttcaataacGTATcctatttagaaaatattaatgaactgaaaaaaatctgttttatctattatatttatcttttacgtTTCTTGAACAGTGTTTCAttctactatttttaattgtttctttttgtagctttgaaatttatcttaagaaagtaataattgttttaatataaaaaggatAAAGATTTCGAATTGTTTTTGGGAAAATATACATACTGTTAAAAATCTTACATTATAGCGATCTTTTGATTGCTAATTCTAATTGAATTAAGATTTACGTAAGACTACAACAATCggaggaatattttttatataactattgGAATCTGTTATgcatatcttttcttttctgtgtACATACAAACATGCATACTTATCTTTATTAACCCAAGCATTTAACATACGGATCAACCTGTTTACAAACTCATTATACACGTGTATATACATTCACTTTGTGTATATCAATTCATTGTATGGATTCCGCCGATGTCTATATAACATAGAATGGAATGCAACGTTTATaggtattgttttttttattttttgttttttttatttataaaattttaaatatatatttttgaatgattaaaaaaagtaacctatatttatagcatttattataataattaaatatttcattaaatttatcttcatattgaagattattttggattaaatttttgaaatttttggtttcataaattttctatcaagAATCCTTTCATTAACGCATCAGTTAATGttttaacgttttaaaaaaaatcaatattttaaaaatactatcaATAATGTAATTGATCATCTCgtatagaaaggaaaaaacaattcatatattcaaatattactgtttataaattttatatagtagttaagttttataattctttacaaatatatatttttttttagttttaaatttttattttacacttaCAGTTTTAAGTAGCTTTCGTCTTCCTCCATTgatgcaatttcaatttttcttgcaaGATCATCGACAAGCATAGAGAAATAAACCAATTTAAAAGTTCGATAaagcgaaacgaaatttttactttcaaatatcatattcTATTCTCGTCGTCGTATTCACTTGTAAAAATGTAAGCCAATACATCTCTTCAGTCAGCTGTGGTAATTCGACTGGCCGTGGTAATAGGGATCAGTCAGTTGGAATCAGTGATAGCGGTTAGTCAGTCGGTGGCACTGCTTTCCAAGGGATCTGTCGGCCAGTGTCAGCAACGGTGGATAGGACATTGAATGGCTCATTGCCATTGTCAAAATGTGAGGTGCACGATTTCAGGATTCAAAGCCGAATTGCTATGAATCGGAAATATTGTCGTGGCTTCattcatttctaattataaggAGAATCATTCAAACAATcaattcatcaattttattcaaaaagtgattgataaaagaagatatttagggaagaaaaaatataattccagTGAAAGTGAAGAAGCAGTGGTTTGACTCGATGAAAGTGAAttgtgatttaaataaatattatatattgtatgtgCATATGAGATAATTGGAATCAAGTGAAGATATTTTGGATACTTTTAACGTGttacatatattcaatatacatTCCagtaggaaaaagaaaaaaggatcatTTTCTgtcaatatattcattattttcgatatcttCGATGAAGTCCAGAAACTCtagagatttttcttttttgcgagattattgttacaaaaaagaatctctttaaaacttcaaatttCTAGCGAAGCAAACAAAGCAAATTGTTCCTTCTTTACATATAacaaaaagttttctttttgaaatcgtcgaacgaaaattatattatttctcgtGATATTATCTTTTGTTCTGGACTACATAACCTGTGAAACAATTAGTTTTCAGGGGGAAAAAAGCAAGAGGTAAAATATGTGTAGATTTCTCACGTAGATGTCGCCTagtgaattttaataactttgttTATACTAAACTTGATTCATCAGGTTGTCAtcagataaaaatcaaaactcTTATTTTATGagacaaaaatttatcagaaaaCTGTTATGTGATAAAACATTCAGCGATATCTTGATAGTCGTAGCAATCAGCGGTGAACAATCAGTCAGTTTCTCGTTTATACGCTGCAAAAGCAGTTATGCGACCCAACGTGTTCTTCTTTGCTTGCAATGAAGATTTTGTGCAGTAATAATTATACCCGCGTGTTGATACATGTGAGGAGGAAACATCATCGATTTCGCCGACACGTAAAGTGCAAAAAACATTTGGTGAActtgttaaaaattgatcttgaAGGAGATTGTAATCTTAAGgagatatttcataaaaattatcgtaaggtatttgtaaattttttgttatttttaattatttatgatatttaataattcgatatacaagagataaaataatatttttaaaataactcaaacatatatcttaaattttgtttaatattctaaaaaataagataaagttgcttcattgttattaaatatttgattcgaattcaattctaatacttttatatatatatatactttctttGAAGTAACTGAGAAAAACAACTCGAAGAATTTAGTGATATTTAACAATCACCAGACGGACAAATATAGAttcataaatcgataaatcgataaatagataaagaCAGGTGTTTACTTCAACTTtggttttcattttaattattctttacgaTAGAAAACAACAAACATTTGTGACTTTGATATtaacaattcaatattttctaaattttttagatcatTATTCGatcaaactttttctttcaaataacaaataactaagatcgatttttaaaggattaaaaattcttcagaattcttcaatatttttcttcaaacgtGTTTAATTCTTATCATATTGATAAATGTCCCGAtgattaatcgaatattttcgatgaatttttttgaaacctcaaaaactttattaagaaaaatactatattattattgtgaattaaatttttctgaattgaTCGTTGGTGAAGTTGTcagattatatgtttattaaggTATGTACGTATAAAGGTATCAAAAATAGCGAAAAAGGTCACAGGACATTCGTTCGATGGAACCGCGTATTGTAGAGACTGTGTCAAACGCATTATGAATAATACATCGTCAGCCGTGACTGAAAATAATATCGCGGGCGCTTGAAAATTCTGTTGCGGCCTCTCGCTTTCGAAATGTTCGCCTGCTTCTCGCAGAGACTGACCCGAAAAAGGCGATACTTCGTTTTACCTTCGATCGTGGAATTGTACATCGATCACTAATGTTATCTGATCTTTTTACGAgggaatgtaaaattatattgaaacttgGATATCTTgatctctctcctccccttttttttatttttcttttctctctctttttctttattttattttgttttaatagattcaatagtttatattataactattatatttttttatttatcattaatagatAACAAAAGAATATGCAATTCCTCTTTGagtgaaaagtgaaaattttttcacgcagcaatttttaattgtttatataaaagttattaaaaattatattgacgaaattcgtttcgagaaattgAAATGCACAACTATGCAATCTTTTGTTTTGTCGAACAGACTTCGGATATTATTTTCTAGAGAACGATAAATGCGATTGATCGATTATTGCGATTTTATCGCAAGAcgattaaaaaaggaattcgCAATCACAAatggaataatagaaaattttcatttgaatattcgaacgaaataCTATTTTGAATATACGAAGTGTTCGTCGAGCTTCCTTTGATGACAGTTCACGATTTCGATTAGTTTCCTCTTCGATAGTTTATCGACTCGAGAAGAATATTAAGGAGTCGCGCTACCTTCCCTATCTATCTTCACGTATCGCcattttcgattattcattTCGGCGagttatcgattaatttgatCGGAAAATCGATGTTTCCACATCGAAACagtaaataatacttttttgatCTCTTACTTTTCATTTCTACTTTCGAAACACGTTATTTACGTATTGGATCgattaatcatatttcttttatttaatgaataccGGCTGAAGATCAttttaacttcaaaatttaattcatcgaTTCGTTGCTTAACAGAAAACTAATCAAGTAATAACAATTCAAGATTATGcagttaatttataatatatagaaagaggCATGAAAGAAAACTATCGAAATTGCCTAACGAGACTAACTTCAGTCTTGATTACTTCGATTagcaatattattgtaatagttTCTCTCATTATATCGTAAGTATATTCAATgtcaaaatttagatttaatattcgttttttcttttcaaggaTCTTTATCGATTTCACGTTTCGCTCCATCAAAATTCTTGAACAGCAGTTTCTTAAGTGATTCGAAACGATTTACAACAACAACACCTTCCGAGGCAAGGTTGAAATATCGAATTGTTGCCATTCGAAGCGAGTCAAGAGAAGGTAGTTGCGGTCAGGGAGCTAAGCAAACACATTACGTCAATCGGTGAATCGAACATAGGTTCATTATGCAAGAAAACGATAGAACGAGAGAACGTAATTGAACACCCTTTGTCTCCGGTTAGAcgattcatttcaaaatcgaagaaagatttcaaatattctcttcatatatatatatattttttacaatcctTCCAGTATCATTGCATCATCTTCTAACTTTGTCTATCGAAGAACATACTTCGACCAACGATTTTTTTGATGAAGCACTATGAAAAATCTGAGACGAAA
The sequence above is drawn from the Apis cerana isolate GH-2021 linkage group LG11, AcerK_1.0, whole genome shotgun sequence genome and encodes:
- the LOC107997255 gene encoding uncharacterized protein LOC107997255 gives rise to the protein MDSSHVVRGIEHGGLYYHQRRSRDWFRISAGCVSRISNRISRNQVLLRGQCISSRRNGRHNVHSLAFGAIQLRQLLKRQLCEKRKEVSIITEDSSRKQTVDPLSSNTKITRKRRVGIVENQYAVENNTGSSVCDLVRGLERLFDEKNAGNNKITMKSKKEQNAEEDVVDPVEENETYDEFDTIRIPIVRSLSKSPPNDEGIETDSDRRKGSIARCWSLDSTAASDEDISLTTHQQKRHKLRVTRCYSSDSAVLSDEDQIKGWDVLNMVEGNESDHNDGRLRYWRTPSVVVSDYSDYSYLDEKLERNDLDLEKYEGISSTPSQASSCSCLDCDEIRESLDTQFLQVCRSRRHSDSCCLCLDSMNAVIRNFNESENRRNSCLGSTETYYSKHNTQQFTQYIPESSSNLQEKTKIDLLDIPPIRKISDCSTTSSLSGDESDVVELQPVKSSKSSGWRKLRNIVHWTPFFQTYKKQRYPWVQLAGHQGNFRAGPTPGTILKKLCPQEEACFRLLMNDILRPYVPEFKGVLDVKDVEEGNVEETNSEETHQKDGSSDTVIKRTVVSSYLQLQDLLGDFEHPCVMDCKVGVRTYLESELAKAKERPKLRKDMYEKMVQVDPTAPNAEERRVQGVTKPRYMVWRETISSTATLGFRVEGIKLAHGGSSKDFKTTRTREQVTEALRRFVEGYPHAVPKYIQRLKAIRATLKASPFFASHEVVGSSLLFVHDTKNAGIWMIDFAKTLPLPQHLPRIHHDAEWKVGNHEDGYLIGVNNLIDIFQDIRNSEGT